In Mixophyes fleayi isolate aMixFle1 chromosome 11, aMixFle1.hap1, whole genome shotgun sequence, one DNA window encodes the following:
- the SLC45A1 gene encoding proton-associated sugar transporter A isoform X2, whose product MDFSADSADNPSHAYMMDVCTPEDQDRGLNIHALLGGLGGGFGYVVGGINWNKTGFGKAMGGQLRVIYIFTSIILSITTILTLISIPERPLQAFNKKKVVMKSPSLPLPPSPPVFFEEQENETVPAQNSNHLYATFTSPISPLSPLTPKYGSLISRDNSLTGINEFASSFGTTNIDSVLIDCFTGGHEGFSSTSGSLPRQASSLPRIPESLYCGGDRSLDSADNLTSPGTDRSSLRVGSLDAPKSRSSGILKRPQSLAIPDIVTGICPESSRRRNVTFSQQVANILLNGVKYESDLNGSMEISQRPLSMKLLCSSICHIPKALRNLCINHFLGWLSFEGMLLFYTDFMGEVIFQGDPKAPHNSEDYHKYNAGVTMGCWGMCIYAFSAAFYSAILEKLEEYFSIRTLYFIAYLTFGLGTGLATLSSNVYIILSLCVTHGILFSTLCILPYSLLCDYYQNKKFVGSNSDGTKRGMGVDISLLSCQYFLAQILVSIVMGPLTSMVGSASGVMYFSSLMAFVGCFYSSLFVIYDIPPSGDLEDEQQPLLLDI is encoded by the exons ATGGATTTTAGTGCAGACTCTGCAGATAATCCCAGCCATGCGTATATGATGGACGTCTGCACCCCAGAGGACCAAGATCGGGGACTGAACATACACGCTCTGCTAGGAG GGCTCGGCGGTGGCTTTGGCTACGTTGTTGGCGGCATAAACTGGAACAAGACGGGTTTTGGCAAAGCGATGGGAGGGCAGTTACGAGTCATCTACATCTTCACCTCCATCATCCTGTCCATCACGACAATCTTAACGTTGATCAGCATTCCCGAAAGACCTCTTCAGGCCTTCAACAAAAAGAAGGTGGTGATGAAAAGTCCTAGTCTCCCCTTGCCCCCATCGCCTCCAGTTTTCTTTGAAGAACAGGAAAATGAGACCGTACCTGCTCAAAACTCAAACCACCTGTACGCCACCTTCACCAGCCCCATCTCTCCCCTCAGTCCACTCACACCAAAGTACGGCAGTTTGATCAGCCGAGACAATTCTTTGACGGGGATTAATGAGTTTGCTTCGTCATTTGGCACTACCAATATCGACAGTGTCCTTATTGACTGCTTTACCGGAGGACATGAGGGTTTCTCTTCAACCTCCGGTAGTTTGCCGAGGCAAGCGAGTAGCCTTCCGCGCATACCGGAAAGTCTGTACTGCGGTGGAGACAGGAGCCTGGATTCTGCGGACAACTTGACAAGTCCTGGCACAGATAGAAGCAGCTTGAGAGTTGGGTCGCTTGACGCACCAAAGTCTAGATCATCGGGAATATTGAAAAGGCCGCAGTCATTAGCTATTCCGGATATAGTTACAGGAATATGCCCAGAGAGCAGCCGGAGAAGAAATGTAACGTTCAGTCAACAG GTGGCTAATATATTGCTGAATGGAGTAAAGTACGAAAGTGACCTTAATGGATCAATGGAGATATCCCAGCGACCGCTTTCAATGAAACTTCTGTGTTCATCCATCTGCCACATACCAAAGGCGCTGCGGAACCTGTGCATCAATCACTTCTTAG GATGGCTGTCATTTGAGGGAATGCTGCTATTTTATACCGACTTCATGGGCGAAGTGATTTTCCAAGGGGATCCAAAGGCCCCTCACAATTCGGAGGACTATCATAAATACAATGCAGGCGTTACAATGGGATGCTGGGGGATGTGTATATATGCCTTCAGTGCTGCCTTCTACTCAG ccATACTGGAAAAACTGGAAGAGTATTTCAGCATCCGCACCCTGTACTTTATCGCATATCTTACATTTGGACTGGGAACTGGCCTAGCGACATTGTCTAGCAATGTATATATAATCCTATCCCTATGTGTGACACATGGCATCCTGTTCTCTACACTGTGTATCCTGCCCTATTCGCTGCTCTGTGATTACTACCAGAATAAAAAG TTTGTAGGTTCGAATTCTGATGGAACCAAACGTGGGATGGGCGTGGACATCTCTCTATTAAGCTGTCAGTATTTCCTTGCCCAGATCCTCGTATCCATTGTGATGGGACCTCTGACGTCCATGGTCGGCAGTGCCAGCGGAGTCATGTACTTTTCCAGCCTTATGGCGTTTGTTGGTTGTTTCTATTCCTCCTTGTTCGTCATCTATGACATTCCACCAAGTGGAGATCTAGAGGATGAGCAGCAACCACTTCTGCTTGATATCTGA
- the SLC45A1 gene encoding proton-associated sugar transporter A isoform X1: protein MSSSVTSQPVDPSMVSQDFWRSQVCGYSSSVTGHISHRANNFKRHPKRRKLIRPSPPPPPNTPCPLDLIDFVDLHPRRSFVELMFNGCILFGIEFCYAMETAYVTPVLLQMGLPDEFYSMVWFISPILGFLLQPLLGAWSDTCTSRFGRRRPFILVLAIGALFGLTLLLNGRDIGLSVADTYSDHKWGLILTICGVVLMDFSADSADNPSHAYMMDVCTPEDQDRGLNIHALLGGLGGGFGYVVGGINWNKTGFGKAMGGQLRVIYIFTSIILSITTILTLISIPERPLQAFNKKKVVMKSPSLPLPPSPPVFFEEQENETVPAQNSNHLYATFTSPISPLSPLTPKYGSLISRDNSLTGINEFASSFGTTNIDSVLIDCFTGGHEGFSSTSGSLPRQASSLPRIPESLYCGGDRSLDSADNLTSPGTDRSSLRVGSLDAPKSRSSGILKRPQSLAIPDIVTGICPESSRRRNVTFSQQVANILLNGVKYESDLNGSMEISQRPLSMKLLCSSICHIPKALRNLCINHFLGWLSFEGMLLFYTDFMGEVIFQGDPKAPHNSEDYHKYNAGVTMGCWGMCIYAFSAAFYSAILEKLEEYFSIRTLYFIAYLTFGLGTGLATLSSNVYIILSLCVTHGILFSTLCILPYSLLCDYYQNKKFVGSNSDGTKRGMGVDISLLSCQYFLAQILVSIVMGPLTSMVGSASGVMYFSSLMAFVGCFYSSLFVIYDIPPSGDLEDEQQPLLLDI from the exons ATGTCTtcatctgtgacatcacagccgGTGGATCCGAGTATGGTTTCCCAGGATTTCTGGAGGTCACAGGTTTGTGGCTATTCCTCATCCGTCACGGGTCATATCAGCCATCGAGCCAACAATTTCAAAAGACATCCAAAGAGAAGAAAACTAATCCGGCCgtcacctcctcctccccccaacaCCCCGTGTCCACTCGATCTGATTGATTTTGTGGACCTACATCCTCGAAGATCTTTTGTGGAACTCATGTTTAACGGGTGCATACTGTTCGGGATAGAGTTCTGTTATGCAATGGAAACTGCTTATGTCACTCCGGTTCTGCTCCAGATGGGTCTTCCTGACGAGTTCTATAGTATGGTGTGGTTTATCAGCCCCATCTTGG GCTTTCTGCTCCAGCCATTACTGGGGGCGTGGAGTGACACCTGCACATCCCGATTCGGTAGGAGGCGGCCGTTCATCCTGGTCCTGGCGATAG GTGCCTTATTTGGTCTAACGCTTCTACTCAATGGAAGAGACATAGGACTCTCTGTGGCGGACACATATAGTGATCATAAATGGGGCCTCATCCTTACAATCTGTGGAGTGGTTCTCATGGATTTTAGTGCAGACTCTGCAGATAATCCCAGCCATGCGTATATGATGGACGTCTGCACCCCAGAGGACCAAGATCGGGGACTGAACATACACGCTCTGCTAGGAG GGCTCGGCGGTGGCTTTGGCTACGTTGTTGGCGGCATAAACTGGAACAAGACGGGTTTTGGCAAAGCGATGGGAGGGCAGTTACGAGTCATCTACATCTTCACCTCCATCATCCTGTCCATCACGACAATCTTAACGTTGATCAGCATTCCCGAAAGACCTCTTCAGGCCTTCAACAAAAAGAAGGTGGTGATGAAAAGTCCTAGTCTCCCCTTGCCCCCATCGCCTCCAGTTTTCTTTGAAGAACAGGAAAATGAGACCGTACCTGCTCAAAACTCAAACCACCTGTACGCCACCTTCACCAGCCCCATCTCTCCCCTCAGTCCACTCACACCAAAGTACGGCAGTTTGATCAGCCGAGACAATTCTTTGACGGGGATTAATGAGTTTGCTTCGTCATTTGGCACTACCAATATCGACAGTGTCCTTATTGACTGCTTTACCGGAGGACATGAGGGTTTCTCTTCAACCTCCGGTAGTTTGCCGAGGCAAGCGAGTAGCCTTCCGCGCATACCGGAAAGTCTGTACTGCGGTGGAGACAGGAGCCTGGATTCTGCGGACAACTTGACAAGTCCTGGCACAGATAGAAGCAGCTTGAGAGTTGGGTCGCTTGACGCACCAAAGTCTAGATCATCGGGAATATTGAAAAGGCCGCAGTCATTAGCTATTCCGGATATAGTTACAGGAATATGCCCAGAGAGCAGCCGGAGAAGAAATGTAACGTTCAGTCAACAG GTGGCTAATATATTGCTGAATGGAGTAAAGTACGAAAGTGACCTTAATGGATCAATGGAGATATCCCAGCGACCGCTTTCAATGAAACTTCTGTGTTCATCCATCTGCCACATACCAAAGGCGCTGCGGAACCTGTGCATCAATCACTTCTTAG GATGGCTGTCATTTGAGGGAATGCTGCTATTTTATACCGACTTCATGGGCGAAGTGATTTTCCAAGGGGATCCAAAGGCCCCTCACAATTCGGAGGACTATCATAAATACAATGCAGGCGTTACAATGGGATGCTGGGGGATGTGTATATATGCCTTCAGTGCTGCCTTCTACTCAG ccATACTGGAAAAACTGGAAGAGTATTTCAGCATCCGCACCCTGTACTTTATCGCATATCTTACATTTGGACTGGGAACTGGCCTAGCGACATTGTCTAGCAATGTATATATAATCCTATCCCTATGTGTGACACATGGCATCCTGTTCTCTACACTGTGTATCCTGCCCTATTCGCTGCTCTGTGATTACTACCAGAATAAAAAG TTTGTAGGTTCGAATTCTGATGGAACCAAACGTGGGATGGGCGTGGACATCTCTCTATTAAGCTGTCAGTATTTCCTTGCCCAGATCCTCGTATCCATTGTGATGGGACCTCTGACGTCCATGGTCGGCAGTGCCAGCGGAGTCATGTACTTTTCCAGCCTTATGGCGTTTGTTGGTTGTTTCTATTCCTCCTTGTTCGTCATCTATGACATTCCACCAAGTGGAGATCTAGAGGATGAGCAGCAACCACTTCTGCTTGATATCTGA